The Sphingomonas sp. LY54 genome includes a region encoding these proteins:
- a CDS encoding pseudouridine synthase: protein MPKPPSSRGPRRPGGHPPRPGGRNTPPQGERGEARGTQRRTGSERGEQERPPRPARAGGSNAYSERSSAPGQRDRSERNERLQHAARPGARGTATPRGERPDRGERPARPARDKAGPPARGPSRDRDERQERPQRSARPGARGAAPERGARPDRSERPARPNRDKAGPPARGLSHDRDERQERPQRSARPGARDATPERGARLDRSQRPTRPNRDKAGSPAWGASSDRAERQERPQRPARPGSRGPSPERGDRPDRGDRPARPIRDRAGPPRGPSLDRAERPERPTRGKPHAAAPRGDKPVRPRAGPPPRHVRTPAAAERPAPAPKPAFAPDRVERQFGPREPQRIAKLLARAGIASRREIERMIEERRIAIDNVPLETPATIVTSLQGVTVDGKPVRPPAATRLFLYHKPTGLITAERDPAGRPTIYDKLPEGLPRLMPVGRLDLNTEGLLLLTNDGEFKRKLELPSTGVERTYRARVFGDVSQEQLEELIQGIEIEGIRYGAIDANLERRTGRNGWVEMRLKEGKNREVRRVLEHLGLQVSRLIRVAYGPFILADLPMGEVGEVRQHELVEFRKSL, encoded by the coding sequence GTGCCCAAGCCCCCTTCGTCCCGCGGACCGCGCCGTCCCGGCGGGCACCCTCCCCGCCCAGGCGGCCGCAATACGCCGCCGCAGGGCGAACGCGGCGAGGCGCGCGGCACGCAGCGCCGCACTGGAAGCGAACGCGGGGAGCAGGAACGCCCGCCACGCCCGGCCCGCGCCGGCGGCAGCAACGCCTACTCCGAACGCAGCTCTGCCCCCGGCCAGCGCGACCGGAGCGAACGGAATGAGCGCCTCCAGCACGCCGCTCGCCCTGGCGCGCGCGGCACAGCGACACCGCGCGGCGAGCGCCCCGACCGCGGCGAACGTCCTGCACGCCCCGCTCGCGACAAGGCCGGACCGCCAGCGCGCGGGCCGTCGCGCGACCGTGACGAGCGCCAGGAACGCCCCCAGCGCTCCGCCCGGCCCGGTGCTCGCGGCGCGGCACCCGAGCGCGGCGCCCGTCCGGACCGGAGCGAACGTCCCGCCCGCCCCAACCGCGACAAGGCCGGACCGCCGGCGCGCGGGCTATCGCACGACCGCGACGAACGCCAGGAACGCCCCCAGCGCTCCGCCCGGCCCGGCGCTCGCGACGCGACACCCGAGCGCGGCGCCCGCCTGGACCGAAGCCAACGTCCTACCCGCCCCAACCGCGACAAGGCAGGATCCCCGGCCTGGGGCGCCTCGAGCGACCGCGCCGAACGGCAGGAACGTCCTCAGCGCCCGGCCCGGCCGGGTAGTCGCGGCCCGTCGCCGGAGCGTGGCGACCGCCCGGATCGTGGCGACCGTCCAGCGCGTCCCATTCGCGATCGGGCCGGACCGCCGCGCGGGCCCTCGCTTGATCGCGCCGAGCGCCCGGAGCGCCCGACCCGCGGCAAGCCGCACGCCGCTGCGCCGCGCGGCGACAAGCCCGTCCGTCCCCGCGCCGGACCGCCGCCCCGCCACGTTCGGACGCCCGCCGCAGCAGAGCGTCCGGCCCCTGCGCCCAAGCCGGCGTTCGCCCCCGACCGGGTCGAGCGCCAGTTCGGCCCGCGCGAGCCGCAGCGCATCGCCAAATTGCTGGCCCGCGCCGGCATCGCCTCGCGCCGCGAGATCGAGCGGATGATCGAAGAGCGTCGCATTGCGATCGACAATGTGCCGCTGGAGACGCCGGCGACGATCGTCACCTCGCTGCAAGGCGTCACCGTCGACGGCAAGCCGGTACGCCCGCCCGCCGCGACGCGCCTGTTCCTCTACCACAAGCCGACCGGCCTGATCACCGCTGAGCGCGATCCGGCCGGGCGCCCGACCATCTACGACAAATTGCCCGAAGGCCTGCCGCGGCTGATGCCGGTCGGCCGTCTCGATCTCAACACGGAGGGGCTCCTTCTCCTCACCAATGACGGCGAGTTCAAGCGCAAGCTCGAGCTCCCTTCGACCGGCGTCGAGCGCACCTACCGCGCCCGCGTGTTCGGCGACGTTAGCCAGGAGCAGCTCGAAGAGCTGATCCAGGGCATCGAGATCGAGGGCATCCGCTACGGCGCGATCGACGCCAATCTCGAGCGGCGCACCGGCCGCAACGGCTGGGTCGAGATGCGGCTCAAGGAAGGCAAGAATCGCGAGGTCCGGCGCGTGCTCGAGCATCTCGGCCTGCAGGTGTCGCGCCTGATCCGCGTCGCCTACGGACCGTTCATCCTCGCCGATCTGCCGATGGGCGAAGTCGGCGAGGTGCGGCAGCACGAGCTGGTGGAATTCAGGAAGAGCCTGTGA
- a CDS encoding response regulator — MLFAKRERTIRRILVVEDEPLVAFDNEHLLGEAGYEVVATVDTLAEAARVLKSEEVDLVLCDIGLNGEGDGLDVARVAAAQGVTVLFVSGDAPPDAHGLAMGCLAKPYSGKGLKSALETLDLTLQGRAVKKLPRGLSLYTAP; from the coding sequence ATGTTGTTTGCCAAGCGTGAAAGGACAATCCGGCGCATCCTCGTCGTCGAGGACGAGCCGCTGGTCGCGTTCGACAACGAGCACCTGCTCGGCGAAGCCGGCTACGAGGTAGTCGCGACAGTCGACACGCTCGCCGAGGCGGCGCGCGTGCTGAAGAGTGAAGAGGTCGACCTCGTCCTGTGTGACATCGGCCTCAACGGCGAGGGCGACGGACTCGACGTCGCCCGCGTGGCCGCCGCCCAGGGCGTCACCGTCCTGTTCGTCAGCGGCGACGCGCCGCCCGACGCGCACGGGCTTGCGATGGGGTGCCTCGCCAAACCCTATAGCGGCAAAGGGCTGAAATCGGCACTGGAGACGCTGGACCTGACGCTGCAGGGACGGGCGGTGAAGAAGTTGCCGCGCGGGCTCAGCCTCTACACGGCGCCCTGA
- a CDS encoding aromatic ring-hydroxylating dioxygenase subunit alpha, producing the protein MDAPIRQRPTAGQLALAHAVAAGENSHGHAITTVPARVYTDPERFAEEQEGIFARLPQVIAPSALLPRPNMAVPHDGFGMPLLLSRDKAGNAHLFYNVCRHRGTRLVEGAEVQCAPRLICPYHAWAYALDGALAGVPRADSFPGLDKADHHLVELPCHEAGGLIWFARDPGADFAGAQALAPEFDAFGLSGHHLYRRHVHDVASNWKLIMDAFLESYHVQRLHSASIGKFFADGITAADMIGPHQRSAVGRADYLAGINPDDWPKLRGAITFAYQLFPATVIVVSPDYVNVMTLMPQSVGRTLVEDFMLIPEPPVSPDEEAHWAKSWTLLDEGTFGGEDFRAAALGQEGLASGAIEAVTLGTLETGVFAFHQQVEAALQGAV; encoded by the coding sequence ATGGACGCACCGATCCGGCAGCGGCCGACCGCCGGCCAGCTCGCGCTCGCTCACGCCGTCGCGGCGGGCGAGAACAGCCATGGCCATGCCATCACGACGGTCCCGGCGCGCGTCTATACCGATCCGGAGCGCTTCGCCGAGGAGCAGGAGGGGATCTTCGCGCGCCTGCCGCAGGTGATCGCGCCTTCGGCTTTGCTGCCGCGGCCCAACATGGCGGTGCCGCACGACGGCTTCGGAATGCCTTTGCTGCTGAGCCGAGACAAGGCCGGCAATGCGCACCTTTTCTACAACGTCTGCCGCCACCGCGGCACCCGGCTGGTCGAGGGCGCGGAGGTGCAATGCGCGCCGCGCCTCATCTGCCCCTATCATGCCTGGGCCTATGCGCTGGACGGCGCGTTGGCGGGTGTTCCGCGCGCGGACAGTTTCCCGGGCCTCGACAAGGCGGACCATCATCTCGTCGAGCTGCCCTGCCATGAGGCGGGCGGCCTGATCTGGTTCGCCCGCGATCCGGGCGCCGACTTCGCCGGCGCGCAGGCGCTTGCGCCCGAATTCGATGCCTTCGGCCTCAGCGGGCACCACCTCTACCGCCGCCATGTCCACGACGTCGCGTCCAACTGGAAGCTGATCATGGACGCCTTCCTCGAGAGCTACCACGTCCAACGGCTGCACAGCGCCAGCATCGGCAAGTTCTTCGCCGACGGCATCACCGCAGCGGACATGATCGGCCCGCACCAGCGCTCGGCGGTCGGGCGCGCCGACTATCTCGCCGGCATCAATCCCGACGACTGGCCCAAGCTGCGCGGCGCGATCACCTTCGCCTACCAGCTCTTCCCCGCCACGGTGATCGTGGTCAGTCCGGACTATGTGAACGTCATGACCTTGATGCCCCAGTCGGTCGGGCGCACTCTGGTCGAGGATTTCATGCTGATCCCCGAGCCGCCCGTCTCTCCCGACGAGGAAGCACATTGGGCGAAGAGCTGGACTCTGCTCGACGAAGGCACGTTCGGCGGCGAGGATTTCCGCGCCGCCGCGCTCGGCCAGGAAGGGCTCGCCTCCGGCGCGATCGAGGCCGTCACGCTCGGCACGCTCGAAACCGGAGTCTTCGCCTTCCACCAGCAGGTTGAAGCCGCGCTTCAGGGCGCCGTGTAG
- a CDS encoding AmpG family muropeptide MFS transporter: MDPVASTAPRDWRSRLPEGIRPYTEGAPIAAFFLGVSSGFPFAMIGATLTTRLAQEGITKSTVTTFALAFLVYNLKFLWAWMIDGIKLPILGRLGQRVSWLIFAGVLVMAAVANLALQDPSANIYQTAIAAILVGVAGATYDIVIDGYRIELLEPRQLGVGSGMSQYGWRIGSTAAGAIALLLAARVGWEAAYLVCTVFALPAIITGFVMGEPERHREPTERKGIGEAFAAVIGPFAEFFQRSGALLVLLFILLHKIGDTLANLVLRLLLDDMGYSNDEIALYDVGVGFWAYLIGIFIGGVLYAQIGMKRSVMLSLILMGVSNASFALLAATGKSNLGLAGVMLFENIASGIGGVVVVAYFSALTDLRFTASQYALISAAASVVGRFLTGTTAGALVDEIGYVNFYWLTTAAALPGIILFWLMMRAGLIDASMGTAGVVGEGDARRDGAQEGG; this comes from the coding sequence ATGGATCCTGTCGCATCGACCGCGCCGCGTGACTGGCGCAGCCGCCTCCCTGAGGGAATTCGCCCCTATACCGAAGGCGCGCCGATCGCCGCCTTCTTCCTCGGGGTCTCTTCGGGCTTCCCGTTCGCGATGATCGGCGCGACGCTGACCACGCGTCTCGCCCAGGAAGGCATCACCAAGTCGACGGTCACCACCTTCGCGCTCGCCTTCCTGGTCTACAATCTGAAGTTTCTGTGGGCGTGGATGATCGACGGCATCAAACTGCCGATCCTCGGGCGGCTCGGTCAGCGCGTTTCCTGGCTGATCTTCGCGGGCGTGCTCGTCATGGCCGCGGTCGCGAACCTCGCCCTCCAAGATCCAAGCGCGAATATCTACCAGACTGCCATCGCGGCGATCCTGGTGGGTGTCGCGGGGGCGACCTACGACATCGTGATCGACGGCTACCGGATCGAGCTTCTCGAACCGCGTCAGCTCGGCGTCGGTTCGGGTATGTCCCAATATGGCTGGCGCATCGGCTCCACGGCTGCCGGCGCGATCGCTTTGTTGCTCGCCGCCCGGGTCGGCTGGGAGGCGGCCTATCTCGTCTGTACCGTGTTCGCGCTGCCTGCGATCATCACTGGCTTCGTGATGGGCGAACCGGAGCGTCACCGGGAGCCGACGGAGCGCAAGGGCATCGGCGAGGCATTCGCCGCCGTGATCGGGCCGTTCGCGGAGTTCTTCCAGAGGAGCGGCGCGTTGCTGGTCCTCTTGTTCATCCTGCTGCACAAGATCGGCGACACGCTCGCCAATCTGGTGCTGCGGCTGCTGCTCGACGACATGGGCTACAGCAATGACGAGATCGCCCTCTACGACGTCGGCGTCGGCTTCTGGGCCTATCTAATCGGCATCTTCATCGGCGGCGTGCTCTATGCCCAGATCGGCATGAAGCGTTCCGTGATGCTGAGCCTCATCCTGATGGGCGTGTCCAATGCCAGCTTCGCGCTGTTGGCGGCCACGGGTAAATCGAACCTCGGCCTCGCCGGGGTGATGCTGTTCGAGAATATCGCCAGCGGCATCGGCGGCGTCGTCGTCGTGGCCTATTTCTCGGCGCTCACGGACCTTCGCTTCACCGCGTCGCAATATGCGCTCATCTCGGCTGCGGCGAGCGTGGTGGGGCGCTTCCTCACCGGCACCACCGCAGGCGCCCTGGTCGACGAGATCGGCTACGTGAACTTCTATTGGCTGACGACGGCCGCGGCCCTGCCCGGCATCATCCTGTTCTGGCTGATGATGCGCGCCGGCCTGATCGATGCTTCGATGGGAACGGCCGGAGTCGTCGGCGAGGGCGATGCGCGGCGCGACGGCGCTCAGGAAGGCGGCTGA
- a CDS encoding folylpolyglutamate synthase/dihydrofolate synthase family protein — protein MVDHAVSDSPLVQRQLDRLADLSPAADVLGLERIGALLDRLGNPERDLPPVFHVAGTNGKGSTCAFLRAAIEAAGLQAHVYTSPHLVRFNERIRVDGHLIEDEPLADLLAETLDAAGDIAPTFFEVTTAAAFLAFSRAPADACIVEVGLGGRLDATNVIPDPVVCGITQLGLDHQGFLGPTIEGIAVEKAGIAKRGVPLVTQHYPERVAESVGRAAHEAGAAWMPRGANWDAASYQHQLHYRDEQGKLDLPLPHRLHGAHQAMNAGLAIAMLRHQKAVPVRDSALRAAMGWAEWPARLQKLAAGPLHDKLPRGAELWLDGGHNPAAARAIADFFRAHVPAERPFHIVFGLLENKDAAGVLKPFRNRAITVHTVPIERHAHHSPAALAAAAREAGLSAVPSTDVESALTWIARHADRAHPPIVLILGSLYLAGEVLRKNDQPPS, from the coding sequence ATGGTCGATCACGCGGTCTCGGACAGCCCGCTCGTCCAGCGCCAGCTGGACCGGCTGGCCGATCTGTCGCCGGCCGCCGACGTGCTCGGGCTCGAGCGGATCGGCGCCCTGCTCGACCGGCTCGGCAATCCGGAGCGCGATCTGCCCCCGGTCTTCCATGTCGCCGGCACCAACGGCAAGGGATCGACCTGCGCGTTCCTGCGCGCCGCGATCGAGGCGGCGGGGCTGCAGGCGCACGTTTACACCAGCCCCCATCTCGTCCGCTTCAACGAGCGCATCCGCGTCGACGGCCACCTGATCGAGGACGAGCCGCTCGCCGATTTGCTCGCAGAGACGCTGGATGCCGCCGGCGACATCGCGCCCACCTTCTTCGAGGTGACGACGGCGGCCGCTTTCCTCGCTTTCTCGCGGGCGCCGGCCGACGCCTGCATCGTCGAGGTCGGGCTCGGCGGGCGGCTCGACGCGACCAATGTCATCCCCGATCCGGTCGTCTGCGGCATCACCCAGCTCGGCCTCGATCATCAGGGCTTCCTCGGCCCGACGATCGAGGGCATCGCCGTCGAGAAGGCCGGCATCGCCAAAAGGGGCGTGCCGCTCGTCACCCAGCATTATCCCGAGCGCGTCGCCGAGAGCGTCGGCCGCGCCGCGCACGAGGCCGGCGCCGCCTGGATGCCGCGCGGCGCCAATTGGGACGCCGCTTCCTACCAGCACCAGCTCCATTATCGCGACGAGCAGGGCAAGCTGGACCTGCCTTTGCCCCATCGCCTGCACGGCGCGCACCAGGCGATGAATGCCGGCCTCGCCATCGCCATGCTGCGCCACCAGAAAGCGGTGCCGGTCCGCGATTCGGCGCTGCGCGCGGCGATGGGCTGGGCCGAATGGCCGGCGCGGCTGCAAAAGCTCGCCGCCGGGCCGCTGCACGACAAGCTACCGCGCGGCGCCGAGCTGTGGCTGGACGGCGGCCACAATCCGGCCGCGGCGCGGGCGATCGCCGACTTCTTCCGCGCCCACGTTCCGGCCGAACGGCCGTTCCACATCGTCTTCGGACTATTGGAGAATAAGGACGCGGCTGGGGTATTGAAGCCGTTCCGCAACCGCGCGATCACCGTTCACACGGTGCCGATCGAGCGCCACGCCCACCACAGCCCGGCCGCCCTCGCCGCCGCGGCGCGCGAGGCAGGGCTCAGTGCGGTCCCCTCAACCGATGTCGAGAGCGCGCTCACCTGGATCGCGCGCCACGCCGACCGCGCCCATCCGCCGATCGTGCTGATCCTCGGCTCGCTCTATCTCGCGGGCGAGGTGCTGCGGAAGAACGATCAGCCGCCTTCCTGA
- the accD gene encoding acetyl-CoA carboxylase, carboxyltransferase subunit beta, whose protein sequence is MSWLNRVRQSIPFLPKRETPDNLWHKCRSCEAMIFTREWEENDFVCPRCDHHNRIGPKQRFERIFDPGFQLLAPPPVQEDPLKFRDSKRYADRIKAARQNTGEVDALVNARGTVEGQRAVIGVQDFAFMGGSMGMGVGAAFVAGARAAIADRCPYIIFTAAGGARMQEGILSLMQMPKTTVAIAELKEAGLPYIVVLTDPTTGGVTASYAMLGDVQISEPNALIGFAGQRVIESTIREKLPEGFQRAEYLLDHGMIDMVVHRKDLRQRLAQLIAYLTPQKAAA, encoded by the coding sequence ATGAGCTGGCTCAATCGAGTTCGCCAGAGCATCCCGTTCCTGCCCAAGCGCGAGACGCCCGACAATCTCTGGCACAAGTGCCGCAGCTGCGAGGCCATGATCTTCACCCGCGAGTGGGAGGAGAATGACTTCGTCTGCCCGCGCTGCGACCATCACAACCGGATCGGGCCCAAGCAGCGTTTCGAGCGCATTTTCGATCCCGGCTTCCAGCTGCTGGCGCCCCCGCCGGTCCAGGAAGACCCGCTCAAGTTCCGCGACAGCAAGCGCTACGCCGACCGCATCAAGGCGGCGCGTCAGAATACCGGCGAGGTCGACGCCCTGGTGAACGCGCGCGGCACGGTCGAAGGCCAGCGCGCCGTGATCGGCGTCCAGGATTTCGCGTTCATGGGCGGATCGATGGGCATGGGCGTCGGCGCCGCTTTCGTCGCCGGCGCGCGTGCGGCGATCGCCGATCGCTGCCCCTATATCATCTTCACCGCGGCCGGCGGCGCGCGCATGCAGGAGGGCATTCTCTCGCTGATGCAGATGCCCAAGACGACGGTCGCGATCGCCGAACTCAAGGAAGCCGGCCTGCCCTATATCGTCGTGCTGACCGATCCGACCACGGGCGGCGTCACCGCCTCCTATGCGATGCTCGGCGACGTCCAGATCTCGGAGCCCAACGCTTTGATCGGCTTCGCCGGCCAGCGCGTGATCGAATCGACGATCCGCGAGAAGCTCCCCGAGGGCTTCCAGCGCGCCGAATATCTGCTCGATCACGGCATGATCGACATGGTCGTTCACCGCAAGGACCTGCGCCAGCGGCTCGCCCAGCTGATCGCCTACCTCACCCCGCAGAAGGCCGCCGCGTGA
- the pyrF gene encoding orotidine-5'-phosphate decarboxylase, translating to MSSCIYVAIDTPDLDRAKAIAGRVRHHVGGIKLGLEFFSANGRAGIREMAELGLPVFLDLKFHDIPNTVGKAIQALRPLEPSILTVHAAGGRAMMEDAKAAAPKGTKVVAVTVLTSLDGSDLGSIGLDSDPHAQVTRLTALARDAGLDGVVCSGNEVAAAKAIWPEGFFVVPGVRPADGATGDQKRVMTPRAALDAGASILVIGRPITQAKDPDKAARSIEATL from the coding sequence ATGAGCAGCTGCATCTACGTCGCCATCGACACGCCCGACCTCGACCGGGCCAAGGCCATTGCCGGCCGCGTCCGCCACCATGTCGGCGGGATCAAGCTCGGCCTCGAATTCTTCTCCGCCAACGGCCGCGCCGGCATACGCGAGATGGCCGAGCTCGGCCTGCCTGTCTTCCTGGACCTCAAGTTCCACGACATTCCCAATACGGTCGGCAAGGCGATTCAGGCGCTGCGGCCGCTCGAGCCCTCGATCCTCACCGTCCACGCCGCGGGCGGGCGCGCGATGATGGAGGATGCCAAAGCGGCGGCCCCTAAGGGCACCAAGGTGGTCGCAGTCACGGTTCTGACCAGCCTCGACGGCAGCGATCTCGGCTCGATCGGGCTCGATTCCGATCCGCACGCGCAGGTCACGCGCCTGACCGCGCTCGCCCGCGACGCCGGCCTCGACGGCGTGGTCTGCTCCGGCAACGAAGTGGCCGCAGCCAAGGCGATCTGGCCGGAGGGCTTCTTCGTCGTTCCCGGCGTGCGCCCCGCCGACGGCGCGACCGGCGACCAGAAGCGGGTGATGACGCCGCGCGCCGCGCTTGACGCCGGCGCCTCGATCCTCGTCATCGGCCGACCGATCACCCAGGCCAAGGATCCGGACAAGGCTGCGCGCAGCATCGAGGCCACGCTCTAG
- a CDS encoding patatin-like protein, whose amino-acid sequence MREKELRLALVCYGGVSLAVYMHGITKEIWRLAKASQSFHNGDAPTAGTADVYRRLLEAMAEQCGIELRVLVDILAGASAGGINAIFLADAISTGRSLDPLTELWLETADVDRLVDPGVHPMSRFAKKIAVPVAWALSARRGGTVEQTVQADHREEVRTKLANFVKARWFAPPFGGEGFTHLLLDALDAMASGPVGPPLLPHYQPLDLFVTVTDFHGHPERLRLHSPEEVTETEHRLTLAFRDRGGEARGLAETPELAFAARATASFPGAFPPFQVKELDRALDKRGQDWPGRDRFLRHALPRQWAIGDCDNAVLIDGSVLANAPFGPAVDALHRRPARREIDRRFVYIDPAPGHRGVRLTGSGEVEAPGFLATIFGALSDIPREQPIRDNLELIERRSERIRSLRRIVEAMRPEVEAAIERTFGTTLLLSRPTPARLAAWRSKAQNVAARGAGYAYAAYGQLKLSAVVEDIAVLIYRLSGGAHRRPVIREAVWDHVRAAGLADGGAISAAGARADVIDFFRSFDLSFRTRRLRFVARHLGRLEEEANAPRAALEAARRTIHDLIHRYRAPVEVDRDEAETVLQRAEHEPAAALEAFAARLNLKARDDESDARFAAMLDAFPKPQRRSLILAYLGFPFYDIATLPLLQGEGLDEFDPIKVDRISPEDATGIREGGAAATLKGIQFNNFGAFFSRAYRENDYLWGRLHGAERLIDITVSALPEGLHLAPGTVATLKRDAFRAILDEERDRLTSIAPLFDELDQEIR is encoded by the coding sequence CCGTCTACATGCATGGAATCACCAAGGAAATCTGGCGCCTCGCCAAGGCGAGCCAGAGCTTCCACAATGGCGACGCGCCCACGGCCGGGACCGCCGACGTCTATCGCCGTCTGCTGGAGGCGATGGCCGAACAATGCGGCATCGAGCTTCGCGTCCTCGTCGACATCCTGGCGGGGGCCAGCGCCGGCGGGATCAATGCGATCTTCCTCGCCGACGCCATCTCGACCGGTCGCTCGCTCGATCCGCTCACCGAATTGTGGCTGGAAACCGCCGATGTCGACCGGCTCGTCGACCCGGGCGTCCACCCGATGTCGCGATTCGCCAAGAAGATCGCGGTGCCGGTGGCGTGGGCGCTGTCGGCGCGGCGCGGCGGCACCGTCGAGCAGACCGTGCAGGCCGATCATCGCGAGGAGGTCCGCACCAAGCTGGCGAATTTCGTCAAGGCGCGCTGGTTCGCCCCGCCCTTCGGCGGGGAGGGTTTCACCCATTTGCTGCTCGATGCCCTCGACGCGATGGCGAGCGGGCCGGTGGGCCCGCCGTTGTTGCCGCATTACCAGCCGCTCGACCTGTTCGTCACCGTCACCGACTTCCACGGCCATCCCGAACGGCTCCGCCTCCACTCGCCCGAGGAAGTGACCGAGACCGAGCACCGGCTGACCCTCGCCTTCCGCGACCGCGGCGGCGAGGCGCGCGGCTTGGCCGAAACCCCGGAGCTCGCCTTCGCCGCTCGCGCCACCGCCAGCTTCCCCGGCGCCTTTCCGCCGTTCCAGGTGAAGGAGCTCGACCGCGCGCTGGACAAGCGCGGCCAGGACTGGCCCGGCCGCGACCGCTTCCTGCGCCACGCTTTGCCACGCCAATGGGCGATCGGCGACTGCGACAATGCCGTCCTGATCGACGGATCGGTCCTCGCCAACGCGCCGTTCGGCCCGGCCGTCGACGCGCTCCATCGCCGCCCCGCGCGCCGCGAGATCGACCGCCGTTTCGTCTATATCGACCCCGCCCCCGGCCATCGCGGCGTGCGGCTTACCGGCTCGGGCGAGGTCGAGGCGCCCGGCTTCCTCGCCACCATCTTCGGTGCGCTTTCGGACATCCCGCGCGAGCAGCCGATCCGCGACAATCTCGAACTGATCGAGCGCCGGTCCGAGCGGATCCGCAGCCTGCGCCGGATCGTCGAGGCGATGCGGCCCGAAGTCGAAGCGGCGATCGAACGCACCTTCGGCACCACCCTGCTGCTCAGCCGCCCCACCCCTGCCCGCCTCGCCGCGTGGCGCTCCAAGGCCCAGAATGTCGCCGCGCGCGGCGCCGGCTACGCCTACGCCGCCTATGGCCAGCTTAAGCTCTCCGCCGTGGTCGAGGATATCGCGGTGCTGATCTACCGCCTGAGCGGCGGCGCGCATCGCCGGCCGGTCATCCGCGAGGCGGTGTGGGACCATGTCCGCGCCGCTGGCCTCGCCGACGGCGGCGCGATCAGCGCCGCCGGAGCGCGGGCCGACGTGATTGATTTCTTCCGCTCGTTCGACCTCTCCTTCCGCACCCGCCGGCTGCGCTTCGTCGCCCGTCACCTCGGCCGGCTCGAGGAGGAAGCGAACGCACCACGCGCGGCCCTCGAGGCGGCGCGTCGCACGATCCACGACCTCATCCACCGCTATCGGGCGCCGGTCGAAGTCGACCGCGACGAAGCCGAGACCGTCCTCCAGCGCGCCGAGCACGAGCCGGCCGCTGCATTGGAGGCGTTCGCGGCGCGGCTGAACCTCAAGGCCCGGGACGACGAATCGGACGCACGTTTCGCGGCGATGCTCGACGCCTTTCCCAAGCCGCAGCGGCGCTCGCTGATCCTCGCTTATCTGGGCTTCCCCTTCTACGACATCGCCACCCTCCCCCTGCTCCAGGGCGAGGGGCTGGACGAATTCGACCCGATCAAGGTCGACCGCATCTCGCCCGAGGACGCGACCGGGATCCGCGAGGGCGGAGCGGCGGCGACGCTCAAGGGCATCCAGTTCAACAATTTCGGCGCCTTCTTCAGCCGCGCCTATCGCGAGAACGACTATCTGTGGGGCCGCCTCCACGGCGCCGAGCGGCTGATCGACATCACCGTCTCGGCCTTGCCCGAGGGCCTGCACCTTGCGCCCGGCACGGTGGCCACACTGAAGCGCGACGCCTTTCGCGCCATCCTCGACGAGGAGCGTGACCGCCTCACCTCGATCGCGCCGTTGTTCGACGAGCTCGACCAGGAAATCCGCTAG